taagtcaaaccacttacagcttttttaatatttgagggaTCATAATAAGATGTTAGACATTGTATTTGATCTGAAATAATAAGTTAATCAATtgttaaattcataataaatgaaattgtttaatttatttagagttataaattatattttgccCAATTTATCAAGGAACCTAATGGGTCacatacataaaaattattggttaaaaattaaaataagattattaattAGGTATGACTTGATAGTAAATAGATTTTAGAAATTGAGGGCTAGAATGTAGTTAATACAAGAAATTGCAATTTTAGACGTAGAAACAATCAAGTAAGGACATGATTGAATCAATTTCTAAAATcaacctaaaataatatatgtgatattatttaaggggaaaattgatattttatcattttattgggtttttaggtttttctataaatagaatgttatgctttttattttcgAAGAGAATGTAAATAGAGTACAATATAgaaacacttaaaacacaaaagaaaagggttAACAATCTATGTTATAGCAATCTCTCTTTCTCCTAAAAGGGTTTAAGAAATTTCTCATTAGTGATTCATGTGAATTACTATTAGAGGTTAAACATTTAGACAACTTGTGATTTGTGATAACCCAGCCTTGAAGCAAATACTCAAAGCCGAAAAGAATATATGATCTAAAGATAATCTTtatataaaccctaaacaactCTAAATCAATCTAATGAGATTTTTAGAATTactgaaaaattttaaatttattgtttccgCTATGTGTATGTGTTTTAGAAAACTTAACAAAATAGTGATGCAAAGAATATGATGGAATAAtacggtggtggtggtgatgataataataataataataataagaaaatattttatggtgATAGTTAAGCAATGATGATGGTGATAACttaataatgatgatggtgatagtctgataatgataatgataatgataataataataaaaacaaaataatgataatgattgaaagaataagatgatatttaaagtttataattttttttaatgatatttgtttttttgaaggaACAAGGAACTTGGACAATCCTAAATTGAGGCATCAATATCGATTGAAAATCTAAAGCACCTACTTAGGTTCACAATTCCAACTCAAAACGTTATCAAGTAGAAATTTGAACAAGGAATATATTTGAAGTCTTTAATCAAGCTCgtggttaggttttgaatagATAGGTTCTGTCTCTATACCTCAAGTTCTGGTAAACTCATACATCATTCAACACGAAATTAAAtgcacatttttattttatttattattattctgaattcgAGTGTGATGGAAATTATTTGCGTGCTTGTATTAGTTAATCAATCCAAGCCCAGACAAATAAAAGAACCACCGCCGAACATGTCCAAGAAGTGCCGGGTGTCAGCTAGGAAATGCCAGCAAACACCGAAACCCCCCCGGGCAGCCATGGCAGGGAGGCAGGGGCCTCTCAtctggtggtggtggagagtGACTCACGCGTTGCCACCTAGAAAGTGGGCCTTACAGTGACAATTGACACGTACAGTCTGCATCTCTAGCTTTTAGTACAGGGTTATGGTTAGATTAGATAAcaatttcagaataataaaaaaacaaaagggttaGCTGTAATTAATTAAGCTCTTTATCGATATTAGTAAACACAAGAAGACAGTGGGAGACCGTATACGGAAGAGGGCCATACCATACGGCTTTGTCACGGCCGGATCGCACCCTGTGTTCATGGGACCCTCCTTTTGCTCTGACTCCAATACCCTAAAACGATACActtctcattttgctctcttaCGGCTTCTGTTTCTGTTTAAGTAACTAGGTAACTATACACTGCAATTCGGGTTAaacttttttcaatattaaaaaaatattcaagtgatTGTAATATTAGATAATTCGATTTAAATTAACTAACATATAGTTTAGGATACGAGAATGACAAAACTcgcaaaagaaaaatgaaaggaaaatgtAAAATTTAAGGTTTAAGGTTTAATAtcaaagatgatttttttaaaaaaaatacaacgtTGAAGAAGAAAACTCAAGTCACTCATGATAATTTGATGAACCAACAACTCGCAATATGAgatgagaataataaaaaaagaattttcaaaAGAATGACCTAGTAAAAACAccaaagttcaattaaaaaaaaaaaagtcaaaaaaactTTAAGTTAATTTAGGTTAACTTTTCTGACCCACATTTGAAATaaccaaacaacaaaaaaagtgaAACAATAAAAAGTTCAAGggtaaataatttaatacaaaataatgaaattaaaaagggaaaaggtcataaaaaatcaagggaaaaaaatttgagttaacccgggttaactcGACTAACCCGCCACATGTtacatgagatcaagataaaaaaaatttgaccttCAAAAGAAGAGCCTAACAAAAAAGGCccaagttaaataaaaagttaacaatgtcattaaacttgaCTTAGCAGGTTAATCCTAAGACTTCCTGACCCGACTCTTTAATTAGCTTGAGCTTTAAATTAAACCATGTTGGAGTTGTTCCAACATGATTCAATCGACTTGAAGGGTTTGAAAACAACCCAATTAACCTATacaaatatgatttaaaaaaaaattaagatgacatcttttttttttttcataaatattaagatgataatatattagattgaccCGAGGTCAATTCAGGCCCAACAACGCttaacctcttttttttctttgttttttttaatttaaattttaattaacaccctctctattattatttttaaaatatttagttcacttaaaaaaacaaatattaattaattttttgatttgttttaatttcacatTGCTTCAaagatattattgtattttttttatattttatataaataaattgtaattgcatgatgcaaataaaaattgtatgtTCTTAGCAACTAGAATTAACcactatgataaaaaaaatataaaaaatataaatgatatttggagttaaatatttatgtgtatctacttttttttttttttcattaggaAGGTTAACTTTCTGCTTCTAGTATTCTAATTAGTGTtaacaattcttttatatatatatatatatatatatatatgtatatatatattaatttattttattaaatttcaataacatattattaattttcaataaaaaaatcatgatactAAAAAACCATTGATAATAATTGCACCTTATTCCCTTACATTTAAAATTAGCTTGTCTTAGAAAATACTAGATAGACGACCTGCACTATGCCATGGATTAAACCTAAAAAGAATTTGAAtgtgaaaaaagttttaaagaAGTAAGAAAAATTCCATGACTTGAGTTATAGATTTAATTGGGTCTAATACACgagtttgatttaattatataataaaaatacaataacaataaataaaataaatttaaaaaatatttcacaaaggAGCCTTAAGCCAAGTGGCCTTGGACTTAAACCACACATGAGCGCTCTCTCGGCTCAACTTAGGCTAGCTCAACTTAGGCTATTTTATGAATCTTAACAGAAAATACTTTATGAAACAAAGCTAGGTTATTGTGTTactaaaatacaataaaaatcataaaaaatcaatttaaaacttgTATTGAAAAATGTAAGTGGGACTTGCTActaaatacattgaaaaaaactctCTCTTACCAATGAAAATAAACTTGTTGGGCAAGTTATATACTAACTCGGGATTTAGATCATAATATtagaataatctcataaaaatcaaattaataaaaaatacaatacctaattttcaataatccaaatataaaaggatacaataaaaaaaataacctctaGTAAGTTCGCTAAACTCTACAAGTTGGATAATGTTAATGAGGTAgtctaataaaagataaaattaaaattaaaaaataataaaaaatatatgaatcaacttgaattaatttgccAAAACTATGATGTGGattataaaattgagataatttcatataaaaaaaattagaaagtctAATATTCATGCTGAAtgatggatttttaaaaaagaaaattaatgaaaaaaaataattaaaaaaaatattagccatggttatcctttcaatttaattttaatgaaatctgTTACTAGCGACGCACGGGCAATGGTAATAGACTTAtcgaaaagaaaatgaaatctaaTGCTTGCAGTAATTAGAAGGGAGAGGCCTTTCTGGTCAATTCGGAACTGTTTAAAGAAGTCGAAAACACGGCAAGCACAAGCACGGAATGGCATGGTGGATATTCAGCTAGAAAAGCAaggataaattgaaaaagagaTGGACAAAGGTCATTATCATGAAGACCCGGTTTGTCTCCTCGGAAGTGGATCTTCGCACGTTGTGATTGTCAAACacctttcctcctcctcttgCAGTCAGAGAGAGTGAGTGAAGCTTgtgttttcctcttttttactttcttcaagaatattttattgTGTGAGACACAGAGAGATAAAACCGCCAGCGCTTGGCTTGCTTTTCACTGCTTTGCACACtagaaacaacaacaataacagtgTTTACACCAACCCAACCGActccctttctctcttctttaacCATACTCGGCTTTTCTCTAGAATTTGATTCCGGGTTTTGACTCTGTCTGCGGAGCCACCATTTTATGGcatgaaaagataagaaaaaccaTCCTTTTGAgcttgtgttttattcaaaacaatggtctttttgtttgatttaaagCTAGAGCTTTGAGATTTGCAAAAGGGTCAGTCTGAACATTTTGCCAGGGAAAGAAGTGAgctttttggatttcttttgcagcttgattttttatatgaaaaaacttatgtttttcttgtttccaAATTTGGCTTTTAGTTCTGTGATTCAAGTTAAATGGTTGATTAATGTTTTTGTGCTCTCGTTTTTTGGGTTGGTTGGAATTGTTTTCATCAATGTTTAAATGCGTGAGCACCgaatgttttgaaatgtagttGAATGAGAAACAGTTTCTGTGCATGCAAGTTCAGATGTTTCCTTGTCGGGTCACATTCAAATTGAATTTCTAGTCTAAATTTAGAGGCGTTGTGGTTTCTACATTGAGTTCCAGAGGCTTAAGGGTTAAGCATCTGGTGATTTTGTCAAGACTTGGTTCAAATCCATGAAGAATCTTTACTGTTTTAAGCAAATCTATAACAATGGAAAATCAGAGAGGAGGCTTTCTCTTGGAGAATATAAGAGAGCGGTTTCTTGGTCCAAGTATTTGGTGTCATCCGGGGCAGAGATTaaaggagagggagagggtGGATGGAGCGCAGATATGTCCCAGTTGTTTATTGGTAACAAATTTGCATCTGGGAGGCACAGTAGGATATATAGGGGGGTTTATAAGCAAAGAGATGTGGCAATTAAGCTTATAAGTCAGCCTGAAGAGGACGAGAACTTGGCTACTATGCTTGAGAACCACTTCACTTCAGAGGTGGCTTTGCTGTTTCGGTTAAGGCATCCTAATATCATCACTGTAAGCATCCAGTTTCTTTAACTGCATGTGTTAATGTCCTGTGCTTGATATTAACAATACATGgtgttccattttctttttaatttagtgtTTGGATTTCTAAAGGAATATGTTGTTAATTACcttaaaactaaattcttaaccTCTCATTCGAACCTGTTGTGATCTTATACATATTTTTACTTGTTAACAAAGGGTGCGGAAATGGCTTGTAATTTTGCTGCAGAACAATGAAAGTGATTCCAACATGCAATGTTTCCTGGCTTGGTTTTGTGGAACAAATTTGGTAGAAattcattaaactttcaatatcAATTACATATTGCCCATGTGCATTATTTATCACTCTCTTTTCCGTCCGTTGATAAGGAGTCGTCAAAACATTCTAGCAGTAGCCTTGTAATATCATGCTTTACAAGATTGTGAACTTTTCACCATGGGCTTGCAATCTTATGAAAAAACTCTTGGGATTTACGAATTCTAATTTTGATATAAGATCATCAATGCTTCTTCTGTTTTCCAAATGATGTCATTGAATGGATATTTGCAGTCTGAGGTATGGTTAAAAATGAAGTGGACCAGCAAAGAAAATTGATACAGTCATGGACATGATTGTTAGCTAGTATTTATGATGTGCAGCACTTCTCTTCtgcattaaatatttttggcaGCATATCCTTCAGCAGTTAAAAGTTTATAGCTAAATCACTAATTATCTAGACTATTTCATTAGGGTACCCATACCAGAGGTTGCGATGGCCAGTGGGGTCTTTAGTATCTTTTCTAGATTGACGAGGCTAGGAGACTGAAGAATGAAGATTGAAGGAGAGAAAACAATTTgctttcttatttatattttactattGGAAGTCTTTGTCAGTGTTGTCAATGGACCAAAAATGCCATATATCCTCATCTCCTCATGTTCAGTAATTCTTACATATTTGGAAAAGTAGATTAAATGCAAATTCCTAGACTCTTGGGGATGTTTCTCTGTACAGATGagcctttttaatttttacatctAGGCCACTTCAGATGTTGGAGAATTGAATCTCTGACCCTACTGGCATTGTACACAGTCTAAATGGTTTAATCAAATGACAAATTGTGCAAATTTTTGTTGATTATAAGTCACACTGTCTTCTTCACTTTTGTCATTCAGTTTGTTGCAGCTTGTAAGAAACCTCCTGTATTTTGTATAATCACTGAGTATCTGGCTGGGGGTTCGTTGAGAAAATTTCTCCATCAGCAAGAGCCATATTCAGTTCCTCTCGATCTAGTTCTGAAATTAGCCCTTGACATTGCACATGGGAT
The genomic region above belongs to Populus alba chromosome 12, ASM523922v2, whole genome shotgun sequence and contains:
- the LOC118044830 gene encoding serine/threonine/tyrosine-protein kinase HT1 isoform X1, translated to MKNLYCFKQIYNNGKSERRLSLGEYKRAVSWSKYLVSSGAEIKGEGEGGWSADMSQLFIGNKFASGRHSRIYRGVYKQRDVAIKLISQPEEDENLATMLENHFTSEVALLFRLRHPNIITNNESDSNMQCFLAWFCGTNLFVAACKKPPVFCIITEYLAGGSLRKFLHQQEPYSVPLDLVLKLALDIAHGMQYLHSQGILHRDLKSENLLLGEDMSVKVADFGISCLESHCGNAKGFTGTYRWMAPEMIKEKHHTKKVDVYSFGIVLWELLTAMTPFDNMTPEQAAFAVCQKNARPPLPPKCPLAFSHLINRCWSSNPDKRPHFDQIVAILESYSESLEQDAEFFTSYKPPTNHTILRCFPKLIAGRRSASVKA